Proteins encoded by one window of Salicibibacter halophilus:
- a CDS encoding acyl-CoA dehydrogenase family protein, with protein MEQTLTKLDQEALRKEIRTFCEQYPNEYWRELDREGEYPYDFVDSMTKQGYLSVLIPEEYGGKGYGVTEAGLILEEIHRAGGHAAGCHAQMYTMGALLRHGSPEQKQHYLPEIAKGNLRFQSFSITEPEAGSNTSAIQTFAEKTANGYVVNGHKNWTSRIDQSDLLMLLARTTPLEKVTKKTDGISLFFIDLREMRENQPDSLITEPVRTMFNYATNKVWYKDMQIPSSALIGEEGKGFKYVLDGMNAERILLASEAIGDGYFFIDKATAYACEREVFNRIIGANQGVQFPIASSYADVRAADAIRNEASRQFDSEEPCGEEANMAKYLSSEASWNAGNACVNTFGGNGFVDEYDVERKFRETRMYQVAPINNNMILSYIGQHVLKMPRSY; from the coding sequence ATGGAACAGACTTTAACAAAACTTGATCAGGAAGCTTTACGCAAAGAAATCAGAACTTTTTGCGAGCAATATCCGAACGAATATTGGAGGGAATTAGACCGCGAAGGAGAGTATCCATATGATTTTGTCGATTCGATGACGAAGCAGGGTTATCTGTCTGTGCTTATTCCTGAAGAATACGGAGGTAAAGGATACGGCGTCACGGAAGCGGGGCTTATTTTGGAGGAAATTCATCGGGCAGGCGGCCATGCCGCGGGATGTCATGCGCAAATGTATACGATGGGAGCTCTACTTCGCCATGGAAGTCCTGAACAAAAACAGCATTACTTACCTGAGATTGCCAAAGGAAACTTACGTTTTCAATCGTTTTCCATTACCGAACCGGAAGCAGGTTCCAACACATCCGCGATTCAGACATTTGCAGAGAAAACAGCGAACGGCTATGTCGTTAACGGCCATAAAAATTGGACGAGTCGGATTGATCAGTCCGACTTGTTAATGTTGCTGGCAAGGACCACACCACTGGAAAAAGTTACGAAGAAAACAGATGGAATCAGTCTATTTTTCATTGACTTGAGAGAAATGCGAGAAAATCAGCCAGATTCATTGATTACGGAGCCCGTAAGGACGATGTTTAACTATGCAACCAATAAAGTATGGTATAAGGATATGCAAATTCCTTCTTCCGCTTTAATTGGGGAAGAAGGAAAGGGCTTTAAGTATGTCCTTGACGGCATGAATGCAGAGCGTATTTTGCTTGCATCCGAAGCCATCGGAGACGGGTATTTCTTTATTGATAAAGCCACAGCTTATGCATGCGAACGAGAAGTTTTTAATCGAATAATCGGCGCAAACCAAGGGGTTCAATTCCCTATTGCCAGCTCTTACGCCGATGTAAGAGCTGCTGATGCCATTCGAAATGAGGCTTCCCGCCAATTTGATTCGGAGGAGCCGTGCGGGGAAGAAGCTAACATGGCCAAGTATTTATCTAGCGAGGCAAGCTGGAATGCCGGCAACGCCTGTGTCAATACGTTCGGCGGCAATGGTTTTGTTGATGAATATGATGTGGAGCGTAAGTTTAGGGAGACCAGAATGTATCAAGTTGCTCCGATCAACAACAATATGATTCTCTCTTATATCGGCCAACACGTGCTCAAGATGCCTAGGTCCTATTAA
- a CDS encoding HpcH/HpaI aldolase/citrate lyase family protein, producing the protein MLLIEPERGAKRMIKHRTWLFVPGNHSRTMEKAMETQADIVIYDLEDAIPWNEKDEAREIVVKHLQEKHVNKASYKLLRVNESTSSFFTKDVIAGVRGNVDGIVLPKSEYPEHIKDVDQQLTALEQELNCTVGDIPLFPLIESAIGVHNSYEIAKASPRIPRLSFGAIDYTSDIQTKLSDSGEELLYAQSQLVNSSYAAGIEGPIDTVYADFQNEEGLLRDTQRGERLGFKGKMIIHPKQIEPVHNVYTPSKKEVAKAAEIVNAYQRAQERGDGAIQLNGKMIDVPVVKSAQQTLDLDKALKET; encoded by the coding sequence ATGCTTTTAATAGAACCAGAAAGGGGAGCGAAAAGAATGATAAAACACAGAACATGGCTTTTCGTGCCAGGGAATCATTCACGTACAATGGAAAAGGCAATGGAAACACAAGCGGATATCGTCATTTACGATCTGGAAGATGCTATCCCATGGAATGAAAAGGATGAAGCGAGAGAAATCGTAGTGAAACATTTGCAAGAAAAGCATGTTAACAAAGCATCTTATAAACTATTGAGAGTCAATGAAAGTACTTCCTCCTTTTTTACCAAAGATGTAATCGCCGGGGTACGTGGCAATGTTGATGGTATTGTGTTGCCAAAATCAGAGTATCCCGAACATATAAAAGACGTCGATCAACAGCTTACCGCTCTGGAACAAGAACTGAATTGTACAGTTGGTGATATTCCATTGTTCCCATTAATAGAGTCCGCGATCGGTGTTCATAACAGCTATGAGATTGCGAAAGCGTCTCCGAGAATTCCGAGACTTAGTTTTGGAGCTATTGATTATACATCCGATATTCAAACGAAACTTAGCGACAGTGGTGAAGAACTGCTATATGCACAATCGCAACTCGTCAACAGTAGTTATGCGGCAGGCATTGAAGGGCCGATTGATACGGTGTATGCAGATTTTCAAAATGAAGAAGGATTGCTCCGAGATACACAAAGAGGCGAACGCCTTGGGTTTAAAGGGAAAATGATTATACACCCCAAGCAGATTGAACCAGTCCATAATGTTTATACTCCATCGAAAAAAGAGGTTGCAAAAGCAGCAGAAATCGTAAACGCATACCAACGGGCACAGGAACGGGGAGACGGAGCGATTCAACTGAATGGAAAAATGATTGATGTACCCGTCGTAAAAAGTGCTCAGCAGACGTTGGATCTAGACAAGGCACTAAAAGAAACGTAG
- a CDS encoding Fe-S-containing hydro-lyase gives MAQKKITLPLTDAKVQDLKAGDRVLLSGDVYAARDAAHKRLLERMENDEELPIQLEGEVVYYVGPTPAKPGQIIGSAGPTTSGRVDKYTPALLSRGLKGMIGKGYRNEEVKTAIQKYKAVYFAAIGGSGALLSKKILSETIVAYEDLGPEAVRRLTINDFPVTVINDCYGNDWYEQAAEVYR, from the coding sequence TTGGCACAGAAAAAAATAACGCTTCCTCTAACAGATGCAAAGGTCCAAGATTTAAAAGCCGGCGATCGAGTTTTATTAAGTGGTGACGTATACGCGGCAAGGGATGCAGCCCACAAGCGTTTGCTGGAACGAATGGAAAATGACGAAGAACTGCCGATTCAATTGGAAGGCGAGGTTGTTTATTATGTAGGCCCGACACCGGCAAAACCGGGTCAAATTATCGGATCGGCTGGCCCGACGACGAGTGGAAGAGTGGATAAATATACACCTGCATTGTTATCCCGAGGATTGAAGGGAATGATTGGTAAAGGGTATCGAAATGAAGAAGTGAAAACGGCGATCCAAAAATATAAAGCCGTTTATTTTGCCGCCATCGGTGGTTCCGGTGCCCTGTTATCCAAAAAAATTCTTTCTGAAACGATTGTTGCTTATGAAGACTTGGGACCGGAGGCGGTTCGCCGCCTTACGATCAACGATTTCCCGGTGACAGTCATTAATGATTGTTATGGAAATGATTGGTATGAACAAGCTGCTGAAGTGTATCGATAA
- a CDS encoding fumarate hydratase, which produces MKNIHVDTITENVAAMCQSASIDLGDDMIQAFQSSLQKEKSDIGQDVITQLLDNAEIAQKERMPMCQDTGMAVFFIEMGYDCKITCGDLYDAINKGVSQGYGDGYLRQSIVRDPLDRKNTGDNTPAITYVEMVEGDHLKIRFTAKGGGAENMSRLQMLKPSDGLEGIEDFVVESVRLAGPNACPPVIVGVGIGGSFEKSAYIAKKSLLRSVGERHVEERIARLEEKWTEKCNQLGIGPQGMGGTTTALDVKIEVQPCHIAAMPVAVNIQCHANRHKEVIL; this is translated from the coding sequence ATGAAAAACATCCATGTGGATACGATCACCGAGAATGTTGCTGCCATGTGCCAATCTGCCAGTATTGATTTAGGTGATGATATGATTCAGGCGTTTCAATCTTCCTTGCAAAAAGAGAAATCGGATATCGGCCAAGATGTCATTACACAACTGTTGGACAATGCCGAAATCGCTCAGAAGGAACGCATGCCCATGTGCCAGGATACAGGCATGGCCGTTTTTTTTATAGAAATGGGATACGATTGCAAGATTACGTGCGGTGACCTGTACGATGCCATCAATAAAGGGGTTAGCCAAGGATATGGCGACGGCTATTTGCGCCAATCGATCGTTCGCGATCCACTGGATCGAAAGAATACCGGGGATAATACACCCGCGATTACGTACGTGGAAATGGTGGAAGGCGATCATCTGAAAATCAGATTTACCGCAAAAGGCGGGGGAGCGGAAAACATGAGCCGCTTGCAAATGTTGAAACCGTCTGACGGGTTGGAAGGCATTGAGGACTTTGTCGTGGAGTCAGTCCGTCTCGCAGGTCCCAATGCTTGTCCACCGGTGATTGTCGGTGTCGGTATCGGGGGGAGTTTCGAGAAATCCGCCTACATAGCGAAAAAATCATTGTTGAGATCCGTAGGAGAACGCCACGTTGAAGAACGGATTGCCCGGCTGGAGGAAAAGTGGACGGAGAAATGCAACCAGCTTGGCATTGGTCCGCAAGGCATGGGAGGCACAACCACAGCCCTTGATGTAAAAATTGAGGTCCAACCTTGCCATATTGCTGCTATGCCAGTTGCGGTAAACATCCAGTGCCATGCCAATCGACATAAAGAAGTGATATTATAA
- a CDS encoding CaiB/BaiF CoA transferase family protein yields the protein MKPLEGITVLSVEQAVAVPFTTRQLADLGARVIKIERPDTGDFARAYDSTVYGMSSHFVWLNRSKESIALDLKSENSKPVFERLLAESDIFIQNLAPGAMERLGYGTEVLREQYPQLINCNLTGYGDTGPYKDKKAYDLLVQCEAGLVSITGSGEAPSKAGISIADIAAGMYMYSGILTALLVRSRTGEGQTVNVSMLEALGEWMGYPTYYAAYGGEEPQRKGASHSTIFPYGPFRCGDGKTVFVGLQNEREWVGFCENVLEKPEVAEDQRFASNTKRSKNRKALTDLIERTFSTLNIDTVIERLETANIANARLNSMKEFFEHPQLLARERWQEIDTPHGAVQALIPPVSISGINPVMGDVPELGEHTKSILKEFGFKT from the coding sequence ATGAAGCCATTAGAAGGCATAACCGTTCTTTCTGTTGAACAGGCTGTTGCCGTGCCGTTTACCACTCGCCAACTTGCCGACCTTGGTGCTAGGGTGATTAAAATAGAGCGCCCCGATACAGGTGATTTTGCTCGTGCGTATGATAGCACTGTTTACGGTATGTCCAGCCATTTTGTCTGGCTAAACCGATCGAAAGAATCGATTGCCCTTGATTTAAAATCCGAGAACTCAAAGCCGGTTTTTGAGCGTTTATTGGCAGAATCGGATATATTTATTCAAAATCTCGCTCCCGGGGCAATGGAAAGGTTAGGCTATGGGACAGAGGTGCTTCGTGAACAGTATCCGCAATTAATTAATTGTAATTTAACAGGGTACGGAGACACTGGGCCATATAAAGACAAAAAGGCTTACGATCTACTCGTCCAGTGTGAAGCAGGCCTCGTGTCCATCACCGGAAGTGGAGAGGCTCCGTCGAAAGCGGGCATTTCCATTGCCGATATTGCCGCGGGCATGTATATGTATTCCGGGATTCTTACAGCTTTGCTTGTACGATCTCGTACCGGAGAGGGACAAACAGTCAATGTTTCCATGCTGGAAGCATTGGGAGAGTGGATGGGGTATCCAACGTATTATGCAGCATATGGAGGGGAAGAACCGCAACGTAAAGGGGCTAGCCATTCAACGATTTTTCCTTATGGACCGTTTCGGTGCGGGGACGGAAAAACCGTTTTCGTCGGTCTTCAAAATGAAAGGGAATGGGTGGGTTTTTGTGAAAACGTGCTGGAAAAGCCCGAAGTAGCAGAAGACCAAAGGTTTGCTAGTAATACCAAACGTTCTAAGAATCGGAAAGCATTAACGGATCTGATCGAGAGAACTTTTTCAACATTAAACATAGATACCGTCATTGAACGGTTGGAAACGGCTAATATTGCAAATGCGAGATTAAATTCCATGAAAGAATTCTTCGAACATCCACAGCTACTAGCAAGAGAGCGTTGGCAAGAGATTGATACACCCCATGGGGCTGTACAGGCCTTGATACCACCGGTATCTATCAGCGGGATAAATCCCGTTATGGGAGACGTTCCTGAGCTCGGGGAACATACAAAATCGATACTGAAAGAATTTGGATTTAAAACATAA
- a CDS encoding LysR family transcriptional regulator, whose translation MEMSQLQNFIVTAEEGSMTKAADILLLSQPALSRSISSLESELGVPLFDRKNRKMVLNRHGKAFLTDAKALMQRWEHSKLQMKEMIHPTLGNISTAFVHSLGIAYVPEILKAFQLENPGYTLTLQEAKAGSIIKDLLTNEVDFGFATQFRIFPELEYTPLFKDNLVLIVSAHHPFTESQEKISIHQVAQEPLIHYNPDTELKKLIDAAFAARNETINIAYEGLEVNSIIGMVRANLGVAFIAESIVPTISGIRAIPIHDFKIERPIYLIHKKQGFLSNAALDFKEFVLRHHDINRT comes from the coding sequence ATGGAAATGTCCCAATTGCAAAACTTTATTGTAACTGCAGAAGAAGGCAGCATGACAAAAGCTGCTGATATATTGCTTTTATCGCAGCCAGCCTTAAGCAGATCAATTTCATCACTCGAATCCGAATTGGGGGTTCCTCTTTTTGATAGAAAAAATCGAAAAATGGTCTTGAACAGGCACGGAAAGGCATTCCTCACAGATGCAAAAGCTTTGATGCAACGATGGGAGCATTCCAAGCTGCAAATGAAAGAGATGATTCATCCAACACTTGGCAACATATCAACGGCTTTTGTCCATAGTCTTGGCATTGCATACGTCCCGGAAATTTTGAAGGCTTTTCAATTAGAGAACCCGGGTTATACGTTAACGCTGCAAGAAGCGAAGGCTGGGAGTATTATTAAAGACTTGCTCACGAATGAAGTCGATTTTGGTTTCGCAACGCAGTTTAGGATATTCCCGGAATTGGAATACACTCCTCTGTTTAAAGATAACCTTGTGCTTATTGTCTCGGCCCACCATCCGTTTACTGAATCACAAGAAAAGATCTCGATTCACCAAGTCGCTCAAGAACCGTTGATCCACTACAACCCAGATACCGAGCTAAAAAAACTTATTGATGCAGCATTTGCTGCTCGGAATGAAACCATTAACATCGCTTATGAAGGGCTTGAGGTGAACAGCATTATTGGGATGGTAAGAGCGAATTTGGGTGTGGCGTTCATTGCGGAATCGATTGTCCCTACGATCAGCGGTATCAGAGCGATCCCGATCCACGATTTTAAAATTGAACGCCCTATTTACTTGATCCATAAAAAACAGGGGTTCTTATCGAATGCAGCCTTGGATTTCAAAGAATTTGTTTTACGGCATCACGACATTAATAGGACCTAG
- a CDS encoding TAXI family TRAP transporter solute-binding subunit, translating to MKHHRYTVFFLLLVLGIICVSCANPRASSQTLEIGEEGEEMPEEMVWSVYDINAGGYAEASAVANEITEAYGTQIRMLPSSSGVGRMMPLYLGAADVGKIGDEFKFAFEATEEFFDLGWGPQDVRAIWAPISPFGLAVSEDSDIESIEDLEGMRVPHISGNTSVNIKTESMLAFGGLTLDDVDVVDFNDYGGQGQALIQDELDVASINPQAGGMFEADSLDGIRWLQMPASDEEGWEHVHDVASWFYPREIDDGAGMTDDNEILGHGYLMAAYADQDEEDMYAFTKAHVEQYENYEGATANMWTYHPDEVITNPAAIGVPFHEGSIRYLDEIGLWDEQKQEENDALIERQEDLQEAWTIVEEEAEEMNLSEDEHEEHWLERKEELVPEEF from the coding sequence TTGAAACATCATCGTTATACTGTCTTTTTTTTACTTCTGGTGTTGGGGATCATATGTGTAAGCTGTGCGAATCCGAGAGCTTCATCTCAAACATTGGAAATAGGAGAAGAGGGCGAAGAAATGCCGGAAGAGATGGTATGGAGCGTATATGACATCAATGCAGGAGGGTATGCTGAGGCATCTGCTGTTGCCAATGAAATCACGGAAGCCTATGGCACTCAAATCCGTATGCTTCCATCTTCCAGCGGTGTTGGCCGTATGATGCCCCTTTATTTAGGAGCTGCGGATGTCGGTAAGATCGGGGATGAATTTAAATTCGCTTTTGAAGCGACTGAAGAGTTTTTTGACCTTGGCTGGGGACCTCAAGACGTTCGTGCCATCTGGGCGCCGATTTCTCCATTCGGCTTAGCCGTTAGCGAGGACTCTGATATCGAATCGATTGAAGATTTGGAAGGGATGCGCGTTCCCCATATTAGTGGGAATACTTCCGTTAATATAAAAACAGAGTCTATGCTTGCTTTTGGCGGACTAACCCTCGATGACGTCGATGTCGTAGACTTTAACGATTATGGAGGACAAGGGCAGGCCTTGATTCAAGATGAATTGGATGTAGCTTCGATCAATCCACAAGCCGGAGGGATGTTTGAAGCAGACAGCCTTGACGGGATTCGCTGGTTGCAAATGCCCGCGTCCGATGAAGAAGGATGGGAACACGTTCATGATGTTGCATCCTGGTTTTATCCGAGGGAAATAGATGATGGCGCCGGCATGACCGATGACAATGAAATTTTGGGACATGGTTATTTGATGGCGGCTTATGCTGACCAAGATGAGGAAGATATGTACGCTTTTACGAAAGCGCATGTTGAACAATATGAAAATTACGAAGGTGCTACCGCTAATATGTGGACGTATCATCCCGATGAAGTGATTACAAATCCGGCGGCAATAGGTGTTCCTTTTCATGAAGGTTCCATCCGATATCTTGATGAAATCGGGTTATGGGATGAGCAAAAACAAGAAGAGAATGACGCTTTAATTGAGCGCCAAGAAGACCTCCAAGAGGCGTGGACGATCGTCGAGGAGGAAGCGGAAGAGATGAATCTATCCGAAGACGAACATGAGGAGCACTGGTTGGAGCGAAAAGAAGAGCTAGTGCCGGAAGAATTCTAG
- a CDS encoding GntR family transcriptional regulator: MENFQLENKDSIETKACNAIRKAILSGDFPPGKKLVQEQLARQLDISRMPIREALKQLEIEGLVKIEPYRGAFVNELDTEAIHENYALRSELEKMALQKAYPFMSAKDLADLDALIQKMDQASHEDFVQTNIDFHYLLLKRCPWKRLSTFIQVLWNGYSQQTPEFLHGQIEKSNEDHKQIVQALKNDEPERAAYLLHDHILNTGKRLIAFIKAKND, translated from the coding sequence ATGGAAAATTTTCAGTTAGAGAATAAAGATTCGATTGAAACAAAAGCTTGTAACGCAATTAGGAAGGCTATACTAAGCGGGGATTTCCCTCCCGGAAAAAAGCTGGTTCAGGAACAATTGGCGAGACAGTTGGATATAAGCAGAATGCCTATACGGGAGGCATTAAAACAGTTGGAAATTGAAGGGCTCGTTAAGATTGAGCCGTACAGGGGCGCTTTTGTGAACGAATTGGATACGGAAGCGATTCATGAAAATTATGCTTTGCGCTCAGAGTTGGAGAAAATGGCACTTCAGAAGGCATATCCATTTATGTCTGCGAAAGATTTAGCTGATCTGGATGCGCTGATCCAAAAGATGGATCAAGCGAGCCATGAAGATTTTGTTCAAACCAATATAGATTTCCACTATTTGCTCTTAAAGCGGTGCCCTTGGAAGCGGCTATCTACGTTTATTCAAGTATTGTGGAATGGTTATTCACAGCAAACTCCAGAGTTTTTGCATGGGCAAATAGAGAAATCGAATGAAGATCATAAGCAAATCGTTCAAGCATTAAAGAATGATGAGCCTGAACGCGCAGCTTATTTGCTTCATGATCATATTCTTAATACCGGTAAGCGGTTAATCGCGTTTATTAAGGCTAAGAATGATTAA
- a CDS encoding acyl-CoA dehydrogenase family protein gives MTQTKLDHDMIRKSVRSLCERFPESYWQDIDSRHEYPEEFIQALTDEGWLGVLIPEEYGGAGLGMTEASIIMEEINRSGGNAAAGHAQMYTMGAILRHGTEEQKQRWLPPIASGEQRLQAFGITEPTAGSDTTSISTFAEKQGDYYIVHGQKIWTSRAKYSDLMLLLARTTPKGQEKKKTDGLSLFVLDMNEQAEHIDIRPIDTMINHATTEVFIEGAKIHKENLIGEEGKGFKYVLGGMNAERILIASESVGDGLYFIDRAVNYANERVVFNRPIGQNQGVQFPLAENYMDIQAATLMRDKAADLFDQGENCGEEANMAKFLTSEATWKAANSAMDTYGGYGFAAEYHIERKFREARLFMVAPITNNLIRSYVGQHVLGLPRSF, from the coding sequence ATGACACAAACAAAACTAGATCACGATATGATCCGTAAAAGTGTGCGTAGTTTATGCGAGCGTTTTCCGGAATCTTATTGGCAGGATATAGATTCACGGCACGAATACCCTGAGGAATTTATCCAGGCCTTGACGGATGAAGGATGGCTAGGGGTTTTAATTCCGGAAGAATACGGCGGTGCAGGTCTCGGGATGACAGAAGCGAGCATTATAATGGAAGAAATTAATCGTTCCGGCGGTAATGCGGCCGCTGGGCATGCGCAAATGTATACGATGGGAGCAATACTTCGTCACGGTACAGAAGAGCAGAAACAACGCTGGCTCCCACCCATTGCCTCTGGCGAGCAACGCTTGCAAGCGTTCGGGATCACAGAACCGACGGCCGGAAGTGATACGACAAGTATTTCCACGTTTGCCGAAAAGCAGGGAGATTACTATATTGTTCACGGCCAAAAAATCTGGACGTCCAGAGCAAAATATTCGGACTTAATGCTATTGCTTGCAAGAACCACACCGAAAGGTCAAGAGAAGAAAAAAACCGATGGCCTAAGCTTATTTGTGCTTGATATGAACGAACAAGCGGAACATATTGACATTCGCCCAATTGATACGATGATCAATCACGCGACGACCGAAGTGTTTATTGAAGGTGCAAAAATCCATAAGGAAAACTTAATTGGCGAAGAAGGAAAGGGCTTTAAATACGTCTTGGGCGGGATGAACGCCGAACGGATTCTGATTGCTTCCGAGAGTGTCGGCGATGGTTTATATTTTATCGATCGCGCGGTCAACTACGCCAATGAACGCGTCGTCTTCAATCGCCCGATCGGCCAAAACCAAGGCGTGCAATTTCCGTTGGCAGAGAACTATATGGACATTCAAGCGGCAACATTGATGCGCGATAAAGCAGCTGATTTGTTTGACCAGGGCGAGAACTGCGGTGAAGAAGCGAATATGGCGAAATTCCTTACTTCAGAAGCTACCTGGAAAGCGGCCAACAGCGCGATGGATACGTACGGAGGTTACGGATTTGCGGCAGAGTACCATATAGAGCGAAAATTCAGGGAAGCGCGTCTCTTTATGGTAGCTCCGATTACAAATAACTTAATCCGGAGTTACGTAGGCCAACACGTGCTTGGATTGCCTCGGTCTTTTTAA
- a CDS encoding MaoC family dehydratase: MSVKEGWNGRFYEDFEVGDVYQHPLGRTISNTDNSWFTLLTQNTNPIHFDQHYAEQTDFGRPLVNSTFTLALVTGQSVNDLSQNVMANLGWTDIRLPNPVFEGDTIYSYSEVLEKRESGKRENVGIVTVKTYGYNQEGQVVIDYKRTFMVYKKEHAPSGRTGLFEKVHRENS, translated from the coding sequence GTGAGTGTTAAAGAGGGTTGGAACGGACGTTTCTATGAGGATTTTGAAGTTGGGGATGTGTACCAACATCCACTAGGAAGGACGATCTCGAATACAGACAATAGTTGGTTTACACTGTTGACGCAAAATACGAATCCGATTCATTTTGACCAGCACTATGCTGAACAAACAGACTTCGGCCGGCCACTCGTAAACTCAACCTTTACACTTGCGCTTGTCACCGGTCAGTCGGTGAATGATTTATCCCAAAATGTCATGGCCAATCTTGGATGGACAGATATTCGGCTCCCCAATCCCGTTTTTGAAGGGGATACGATCTATTCATATTCAGAGGTCTTAGAGAAAAGAGAATCCGGTAAAAGGGAAAATGTGGGCATCGTCACCGTGAAAACATATGGGTATAATCAAGAAGGTCAAGTTGTGATTGATTACAAACGAACGTTTATGGTTTATAAAAAAGAACATGCACCTTCAGGAAGAACTGGTTTGTTTGAAAAAGTTCATCGAGAAAACTCATAA